In one Halorubrum sp. CBA1229 genomic region, the following are encoded:
- a CDS encoding DNA-directed DNA polymerase II small subunit, with protein MPLESNARIVKELARRGYNAEREAVTLLASAPDSATALERAVDRAPDDALRITAEQVRAAVGSDGVADSETPARSGVDSGPSTDSTPDADPPTGGSPVETEGSGGTDRVASTDERSDRGSAEPGGERDRSREDGPSRSPDRDPELRELEVGNDMTGRSTGTGEYADFVRTFRDRYERLSKILRGRVNHRPAEAIADMPGGSDAAMIGLVNDVRSTKSGHWLVELEDTTGTFPALVMKDKGLADVVDEILMDECVAVEGTLADDSGILFADSLHFPDVPRTHRTGAADRHVQAALISDVHVGSDEFMAEAWHRFTDWLHTPEAEAVEYILLAGDMVEGVGVYPDQDEELEIVDIYDQYEAFSEHLKEVPADTEIVMIPGNHDAVRLAEPQPGFNDEIRDILDVHDAQVVSNPATVSVEGVDVLMYHGVSLDEVIAELPEEKASYDEPHKAMYQLLKKRHVAPQFGGHTRVAPEERDYLVIQDVPDVFHTGHVHKLGWGKYHNVLAVNSGCWQAQTDFQKSVNIDPDAGYAPILDLDTLEMTVRKFA; from the coding sequence GTGCCGCTGGAGTCGAACGCCCGAATCGTCAAGGAGCTCGCCAGGCGGGGATACAACGCAGAGCGAGAGGCGGTCACCCTGCTGGCGAGCGCCCCTGACTCCGCGACGGCCCTCGAACGCGCCGTCGACCGCGCGCCGGACGACGCCCTCCGCATCACCGCCGAACAGGTCCGCGCGGCGGTCGGTTCGGACGGCGTCGCCGACTCCGAGACGCCGGCCCGTTCCGGCGTCGACTCCGGACCCTCGACGGACTCAACCCCCGACGCAGACCCTCCAACCGGAGGATCTCCAGTCGAAACGGAGGGGTCCGGGGGAACCGACCGCGTCGCATCGACCGACGAGCGTTCCGATCGCGGCTCCGCGGAGCCCGGCGGCGAGCGCGACCGGAGCCGCGAGGACGGACCCTCCCGGAGCCCCGACCGCGACCCGGAGCTCCGAGAGCTCGAGGTCGGCAACGACATGACCGGACGGAGCACCGGGACCGGCGAGTACGCCGACTTCGTCCGGACGTTCCGCGACCGCTACGAGCGCCTCTCGAAGATCCTTCGGGGCCGCGTCAACCACCGTCCGGCGGAGGCGATCGCGGACATGCCCGGCGGCAGCGACGCCGCGATGATCGGGCTCGTCAACGACGTTCGCTCGACCAAGTCCGGCCACTGGCTCGTCGAGCTCGAGGACACCACCGGCACCTTCCCGGCGCTGGTGATGAAAGACAAGGGGCTCGCCGACGTCGTCGACGAGATCCTGATGGACGAGTGCGTCGCCGTCGAGGGAACCCTCGCCGACGACTCCGGAATCCTGTTCGCCGACTCGCTGCACTTCCCGGATGTCCCGCGAACCCACCGGACCGGCGCGGCCGACCGCCACGTCCAGGCCGCGCTGATCTCCGACGTCCACGTCGGCAGCGACGAGTTCATGGCCGAGGCGTGGCACCGCTTCACTGACTGGCTCCACACGCCCGAGGCCGAGGCGGTCGAGTACATCCTGCTCGCTGGCGACATGGTCGAGGGCGTCGGCGTCTACCCAGATCAGGACGAGGAGCTGGAGATCGTCGACATCTACGACCAGTACGAGGCGTTCTCGGAACACCTCAAGGAGGTCCCGGCGGACACCGAGATCGTGATGATCCCCGGCAACCACGACGCGGTCCGGCTCGCGGAGCCGCAGCCCGGGTTCAACGACGAGATCCGCGACATCCTCGACGTCCACGACGCGCAGGTGGTCTCGAACCCCGCCACCGTCAGCGTCGAGGGCGTCGACGTGCTGATGTACCACGGCGTCTCTCTCGACGAGGTTATCGCGGAGCTCCCCGAGGAGAAAGCGAGCTACGACGAGCCTCATAAAGCGATGTACCAGCTCTTAAAAAAGCGGCATGTCGCCCCGCAGTTCGGCGGGCACACCCGCGTCGCTCCGGAGGAGCGCGACTACCTCGTCATCCAGGACGTCCCGGACGTGTTCCACACCGGCCACGTTCACAAGCTCGGGTGGGGGAAGTACCACAACGTGCTCGCGGTCAACTCCGGCTGCTGGCAGGCCCAGACCGACTTCCAAAAATCCGTCAACATCGACCCCGACGCGGGGTACGCGCCCATCCTCGACCTCGACACGCTGGAGATGACCGTCCGGAAGTTCGCGTAA
- a CDS encoding S26 family signal peptidase → MDEGDRPETDGDPAERSGASGASGDDRDETDSVAASESADASKSTDDPEPVDDPERTDGTEQSNRSGQIDEPDPIDTPETVEPSEGGGVSGDDDRGSGFAERTREGPAPTETKGLAYRFRHDKEGALMWIREMLSSVAIVLVIGLILFGISGVWPPMVAVESGSMEPNMEVGDLVFVTEPGRLAPDAANNDVGVVTYEDGRAADYRTFGSYGSVVIYRPPGRTASPIIHRAMFHVEEGENWYDRADDEYHGAAGCADLRHCPAPHDGFITLGDNNGAYDQANGLAPPVKAEWVTGVARVRVPYLGYVRLIASGQAELSDVLATTVAAEAVDRVGETEDSAAASDEFSKPTVSGGGSIASASA, encoded by the coding sequence ATGGACGAAGGGGATCGGCCGGAGACAGACGGTGATCCGGCCGAGCGAAGCGGGGCGTCGGGCGCGAGCGGAGACGACCGCGACGAGACGGACTCAGTCGCCGCGTCCGAATCGGCCGACGCGTCCAAATCGACCGACGATCCCGAACCAGTCGACGATCCCGAGAGGACTGATGGGACCGAACAGTCGAATAGATCCGGACAGATAGACGAGCCCGACCCGATTGATACCCCCGAGACGGTCGAACCGTCCGAGGGAGGAGGAGTTTCGGGAGACGACGACCGCGGGAGTGGATTCGCGGAGCGAACTCGCGAGGGGCCGGCTCCAACCGAAACGAAGGGGCTCGCCTATCGGTTCCGTCACGACAAGGAAGGCGCGTTGATGTGGATCCGGGAAATGCTCTCCAGCGTCGCAATCGTGCTGGTGATCGGGCTGATCCTGTTCGGAATTAGCGGGGTGTGGCCGCCGATGGTCGCGGTCGAGTCCGGGAGCATGGAGCCGAACATGGAGGTCGGCGACCTCGTCTTCGTGACGGAGCCCGGGCGGCTCGCGCCCGACGCGGCGAACAACGACGTCGGCGTGGTAACGTACGAGGACGGGCGGGCCGCCGATTACCGGACGTTCGGATCATACGGGTCAGTGGTGATATACCGGCCGCCGGGACGGACGGCCTCACCGATCATTCACCGGGCCATGTTCCACGTCGAGGAAGGTGAAAACTGGTACGACCGGGCCGACGACGAGTACCACGGCGCGGCGGGGTGCGCCGACCTAAGGCACTGTCCGGCCCCCCACGACGGGTTCATCACGCTCGGCGACAACAACGGCGCGTACGACCAAGCCAACGGGCTCGCGCCTCCGGTCAAGGCCGAGTGGGTGACCGGCGTCGCCCGGGTTCGCGTCCCGTATCTCGGATACGTGCGGCTGATCGCGAGTGGGCAGGCGGAGCTGAGCGACGTGCTCGCGACGACCGTCGCGGCGGAGGCGGTCGATAGGGTGGGTGAAACCGAGGACTCCGCGGCCGCGAGCGATGAGTTCTCGAAGCCCACAGTTTCGGGTGGAGGTTCGATCGCGAGCGCGTCCGCGTGA
- a CDS encoding orc1/cdc6 family replication initiation protein → MDEGEHTSQAGESGDSGGETDDPFTTDEELDDPPSSSTAHETGLDRENIDSTGSDSTVGTDAGTGPDPDTDAGTEGDVDTEVTTDTDVDVGSGGRDRSTPDVDFDGVVLDDEDDNQGLFDDLLSGEPIFENKEVLRPSYTPHELPHRNDQINRMATILVSALRGETPSNILIYGKTGTGKTASAKFVSQELESTSQKYDVPCEVEYINCEVTDTQYRVLAQLANTFIEKNQQVIADRLDRCRELRSEATDDPGALATTEFATLDDLDARIDELETDAEEMEEVPMTGWPTDRVYSTFFEAVDYHERVVVIMLDEIDKLVEKSGDDTLYNLSRMNSELDRSRISIMGISNDLKFTDFLDPRVKSSLGEEEIVFPPYDANQLRDILQHRADIAFKEEALTDDVIPLCAAFAAQEHGDARRALDLLRTAGELAERSQAEIVAEKHVRQAQDKIELDRVVEVVRTLPTQSKIVLFAVILLEKNGVHNINTGEVFNIYKRLCEEIDADVLTQRRVTDLISELDMLGIVNAVVVSKGRYGRTKEMGLSVPVEETEAVLLSDSRLGDIENAQPFVQARFDN, encoded by the coding sequence ATGGACGAAGGAGAGCACACATCGCAGGCGGGCGAATCGGGGGATAGCGGCGGGGAAACCGATGACCCGTTCACGACCGATGAGGAGCTCGACGATCCGCCTTCGAGTTCGACGGCCCACGAAACAGGCCTAGACCGCGAGAACATCGACAGCACCGGGTCGGACAGTACCGTCGGCACTGACGCCGGTACCGGACCGGATCCCGACACCGACGCCGGGACTGAAGGAGATGTCGACACTGAGGTAACTACCGACACCGACGTCGACGTCGGCAGCGGCGGACGCGACCGTTCTACCCCGGACGTCGACTTTGACGGCGTCGTTCTCGACGACGAGGACGACAATCAGGGCCTGTTCGACGACCTCCTCTCCGGCGAACCGATCTTCGAGAACAAGGAGGTGCTCCGGCCGTCTTACACTCCGCACGAACTCCCGCACCGAAACGACCAGATCAACCGAATGGCGACGATCCTCGTCTCGGCGCTCCGCGGTGAGACGCCCTCCAACATCCTCATCTACGGCAAGACGGGCACCGGGAAGACGGCGTCGGCGAAGTTCGTTTCACAGGAGCTCGAATCGACTTCACAGAAGTACGACGTTCCCTGTGAGGTCGAGTACATCAACTGCGAGGTGACCGACACGCAGTACCGCGTCCTCGCGCAGCTCGCCAACACCTTCATCGAGAAGAACCAGCAGGTCATCGCCGACCGCCTCGACCGCTGCCGAGAGCTCAGGTCCGAGGCGACCGACGACCCCGGAGCGCTCGCGACCACCGAGTTCGCGACGCTCGACGATCTCGACGCGCGGATCGACGAGCTCGAGACCGACGCGGAGGAGATGGAGGAGGTCCCGATGACCGGGTGGCCGACCGACCGGGTCTATTCGACGTTCTTCGAGGCGGTCGACTACCACGAGCGCGTGGTCGTGATCATGCTCGACGAGATCGACAAGCTCGTCGAGAAGAGCGGCGACGACACCCTGTACAACCTCTCGCGGATGAACTCCGAGCTCGACCGGTCCCGGATCTCAATCATGGGGATCTCCAACGACCTGAAATTCACCGACTTCCTCGATCCCCGCGTCAAATCCAGCCTCGGCGAGGAGGAGATCGTCTTCCCGCCGTACGACGCGAACCAGCTCCGGGACATCCTCCAGCACCGCGCTGACATCGCGTTCAAAGAGGAGGCGCTCACCGACGACGTGATCCCGCTCTGCGCGGCGTTCGCAGCCCAGGAGCACGGGGACGCTCGGCGCGCGCTCGACCTCCTCCGGACGGCCGGCGAGCTCGCCGAGCGCTCTCAGGCCGAGATCGTCGCGGAGAAACACGTCCGACAAGCGCAGGACAAGATCGAGCTCGACCGCGTCGTGGAAGTCGTCAGAACGCTCCCGACCCAGAGCAAGATCGTCCTCTTCGCTGTCATCCTCCTCGAGAAGAACGGCGTCCACAACATCAACACCGGCGAGGTGTTCAACATCTACAAGCGGCTGTGCGAGGAGATCGACGCGGACGTACTTACGCAGCGCCGCGTCACCGACCTCATCAGCGAGCTCGACATGCTCGGAATCGTCAACGCGGTCGTCGTCTCGAAGGGCCGGTACGGCCGCACGAAGGAGATGGGCCTCTCGGTCCCGGTCGAGGAGACCGAAGCGGTGCTGCTGTCCGATTCCCGTCTCGGCGACATCGAGAACGCCCAGCCGTTCGTTCAGGCCCGATTTGACAACTGA
- a CDS encoding Era-like GTP-binding protein, translating into MGLLTNLKDSISRVTDGLFAADEPKRIGIYGPPNAGKTTLANRIARDWTGDAVGPESHIPHETRRARRKENVEIERNGRKVTIDIVDTPGVTTKVDYKEFLDHDMEKDDAVRRSREATEGVAEAMHWLREDVDGVIYVLDSTNDPFTQVNTMLIGIIESQDLPALILANKTDLPGSDVQQIANAFPQHETIPLSALEGENMDEVYTKIAEYFG; encoded by the coding sequence ATGGGACTGCTCACGAATCTCAAAGACAGCATATCACGGGTCACAGACGGGCTGTTCGCGGCCGACGAGCCCAAGCGGATCGGGATCTACGGACCGCCGAACGCCGGAAAGACGACCCTCGCAAACCGGATCGCACGCGACTGGACGGGTGACGCCGTCGGGCCTGAGAGCCACATCCCGCACGAGACTCGACGCGCTCGGCGCAAGGAGAACGTCGAGATCGAGCGGAACGGACGGAAGGTCACGATCGACATCGTCGACACGCCGGGGGTGACGACGAAGGTCGACTACAAGGAGTTCCTCGACCACGACATGGAGAAGGACGACGCGGTGCGTCGCTCCCGCGAGGCGACCGAAGGGGTCGCGGAGGCGATGCACTGGCTCCGTGAGGACGTCGACGGCGTCATCTACGTGCTCGACTCGACCAACGACCCGTTCACGCAGGTGAACACGATGCTCATCGGGATCATCGAGTCGCAGGACCTCCCGGCGCTTATCCTCGCGAACAAGACGGACCTTCCCGGATCGGACGTCCAACAGATCGCCAACGCCTTTCCGCAACACGAGACGATCCCGCTCTCGGCGCTCGAAGGTGAGAACATGGACGAAGTGTACACGAAAATCGCGGAGTACTTCGGCTGA
- a CDS encoding DUF2073 domain-containing protein: MPGPTPDVDGDASSDDPGDGVRIDMISGARMEGLTGMEKIRLILDGVRDGNIVILEEGLSPDEESKLIEVTMTEISPDDFTGIEIETYPKAETGDQSFLDKLMGRKSAQKLTVIGPANRIETLHKDENLISTLVSRK; encoded by the coding sequence ATGCCCGGACCGACTCCCGACGTCGACGGCGACGCGTCTTCCGACGACCCCGGCGACGGCGTCCGGATCGACATGATCAGCGGCGCCCGGATGGAAGGGCTCACCGGTATGGAGAAGATCCGGCTCATCCTCGACGGCGTCCGCGACGGCAACATCGTCATCTTAGAGGAGGGGCTCTCTCCCGACGAGGAGTCGAAGCTGATCGAGGTGACGATGACCGAGATCAGCCCGGACGACTTCACGGGGATCGAGATCGAGACGTACCCGAAAGCGGAGACGGGCGACCAGAGCTTCCTCGATAAGCTGATGGGTCGAAAGTCCGCCCAGAAGCTCACCGTCATCGGGCCGGCCAACCGGATCGAGACGCTGCACAAAGACGAGAACCTCATCAGCACCCTCGTCTCCCGCAAATAA
- a CDS encoding Zn-ribbon containing protein — MPHQCTTCGRTFPDGSKEMLSGCPDCGGNKFQFKPAGATTDEPSTPSEQSAPSEQSTPSEQSTPSEQSTPSEQSTPSEQSTPSDHSNSNATERSSPASADSTEAANASEPTATDPTSTSDTEPSSAAADPTPSDAEPSEPTDSTTGTEHVRERDEEDVAQASARSDVVSPDELDRASRPVDSDSDADARGSADPDGPRPDIGELRDELNEQFESIRIVSPGKYELNLMELYDRQEYIISLQEDGRYVIEMPDAWGIQDE; from the coding sequence ATGCCCCACCAGTGTACCACCTGCGGCCGGACGTTCCCCGACGGGTCGAAGGAGATGCTCTCGGGCTGTCCGGACTGCGGTGGGAACAAGTTCCAATTTAAACCCGCGGGCGCGACAACGGACGAACCGTCGACACCGTCCGAGCAGTCAGCCCCGTCCGAGCAGTCAACCCCGTCCGAGCAGTCAACCCCATCCGAGCAGTCAACCCCATCCGAGCAGTCAACCCCGTCCGAGCAGTCAACCCCATCCGACCACTCGAACTCGAATGCGACGGAGCGGTCGTCCCCAGCGTCGGCCGATTCAACCGAGGCCGCCAACGCGAGCGAGCCGACCGCCACCGATCCGACTTCGACCTCCGATACCGAGCCGTCTTCCGCCGCTGCAGACCCGACGCCTTCCGACGCGGAACCGTCCGAACCGACCGACTCGACGACTGGGACCGAACACGTCCGCGAACGCGACGAGGAGGACGTCGCGCAGGCGAGCGCTCGATCCGACGTCGTCTCGCCGGACGAACTCGACCGGGCGAGCCGCCCCGTCGACTCCGACTCCGACGCGGACGCTCGGGGCTCCGCCGATCCGGACGGCCCCCGTCCCGATATCGGCGAACTCCGCGACGAGCTCAACGAGCAGTTCGAGAGCATTCGGATCGTGAGTCCGGGGAAGTACGAACTCAACCTGATGGAGCTGTACGACCGTCAGGAGTACATCATCTCGCTGCAGGAAGACGGGCGCTACGTCATCGAAATGCCCGACGCGTGGGGCATTCAAGACGAGTGA
- a CDS encoding aspartate kinase: protein MRVVAKFGGTSLGSGDRIERAADSVANAVEAGHEIAVVASAMGSTTDDLLDDITFETDDADRAEIVSMGERTSVRMLKAALSVRDIDAVFLEPGHPDWPVITNELGEVDVEETKKRAHAIAERLDGVVPIITGFLAEDHDGNVTTLGRGGSDTTAVMLGNYMDADEVVIVTDVEGVMTGDPRVVEGARNVGRITVDELRNLSFRGAEVVAPSALSYKDEDLSVRVVHYQHGDLLRGGTRIEGQFENLIDMREEPLACLTIAGRAIRNRPGILSQLASALREEEINIDAVASGMDSVTFYVDVDVAETAEALLHEAVVDDETLSSVTVADPIAVIRVTGGELPNQPGVIQDIIAPLAEDGINIIDLITSATSVAVFVDWDDREDALEIVQQRFD from the coding sequence ATGCGCGTAGTCGCCAAGTTCGGCGGGACGAGCCTCGGGAGCGGCGACCGCATCGAGCGGGCGGCCGACTCCGTCGCGAACGCGGTCGAGGCCGGCCACGAGATCGCCGTCGTCGCGAGCGCGATGGGATCGACCACGGACGACCTCCTCGACGACATCACCTTCGAGACGGACGACGCCGACCGCGCCGAGATCGTCTCGATGGGCGAGCGCACTAGCGTCAGGATGCTCAAGGCGGCCCTCTCGGTCCGCGATATCGATGCCGTCTTCCTCGAACCCGGACACCCCGACTGGCCGGTGATCACGAACGAGCTCGGCGAGGTCGACGTCGAGGAGACGAAGAAGCGCGCGCACGCCATCGCGGAGCGGCTCGACGGCGTCGTCCCGATCATCACCGGCTTCCTGGCGGAGGACCACGACGGCAACGTGACGACGCTCGGCCGGGGCGGCTCCGACACGACCGCGGTGATGCTCGGCAACTACATGGACGCCGACGAGGTCGTGATCGTCACCGACGTCGAGGGCGTCATGACCGGCGACCCACGCGTCGTCGAGGGGGCGCGGAACGTCGGTCGGATCACCGTCGACGAGCTGCGGAACCTCTCCTTCCGCGGCGCCGAGGTCGTCGCGCCGTCGGCGCTCTCGTACAAGGACGAGGACCTCTCGGTCCGGGTCGTCCACTACCAACACGGCGACCTGCTCAGAGGGGGGACTCGCATCGAGGGGCAGTTCGAGAACCTGATCGACATGCGCGAGGAGCCGCTCGCGTGTCTCACCATCGCCGGGCGCGCGATCCGGAACCGACCCGGGATCCTCTCGCAGCTCGCGAGCGCCCTCCGCGAGGAGGAGATCAACATCGACGCGGTCGCCTCCGGCATGGACTCGGTCACGTTCTACGTCGACGTCGACGTCGCGGAAACCGCCGAGGCGCTGCTCCACGAGGCCGTCGTGGACGACGAGACGCTCTCGTCGGTGACCGTCGCCGACCCGATCGCGGTCATCCGGGTGACCGGCGGCGAGCTCCCCAACCAGCCGGGCGTCATCCAGGACATCATCGCCCCGCTGGCCGAGGACGGGATCAACATCATCGACCTCATCACGAGCGCGACGTCGGTCGCGGTGTTCGTCGACTGGGACGACCGTGAGGACGCGCTCGAGATCGTTCAACAGCGGTTCGACTGA
- a CDS encoding magnesium transporter, whose product MPGHDTARDVYRQALPVILVSLVAGLFAGTILGSETMRAGISEVPGLLLLLPAFLATRGGVYGSLGARLSTGLHQGLIEPRFRLDRRLRNAILASFINGMTVSVFIAVVTYLWLTLLGTEGNLLQLVGIMVVAGFLSAVLMISVLIAVIFVGYRRGLDPDNVIGPVVTTLGDVFGVLFLLVGIYIVGVVL is encoded by the coding sequence ATGCCCGGCCACGACACCGCGCGCGACGTCTACCGACAGGCGCTGCCGGTGATCCTCGTCAGCCTCGTCGCCGGGCTCTTCGCCGGGACCATCCTCGGCTCCGAGACGATGCGCGCCGGCATCTCGGAGGTCCCCGGCCTCCTCCTCCTGCTCCCCGCGTTCCTCGCGACCCGCGGCGGCGTGTACGGCTCGCTCGGGGCCCGCCTCTCGACCGGGCTCCACCAGGGGCTCATCGAGCCCCGATTCCGCCTCGACCGCCGCCTCAGGAATGCGATCCTCGCCTCGTTCATCAACGGAATGACCGTCTCCGTGTTCATCGCCGTGGTCACCTACCTCTGGCTGACGCTGTTGGGGACGGAGGGGAACCTCCTCCAGCTGGTCGGGATCATGGTCGTCGCGGGATTCCTCTCGGCGGTGCTCATGATCTCGGTGCTGATCGCCGTCATCTTCGTCGGCTACCGCCGGGGGCTCGACCCCGACAACGTGATCGGGCCGGTCGTGACGACGCTCGGCGACGTGTTCGGAGTCCTCTTCCTCCTCGTTGGGATCTACATCGTGGGGGTCGTGCTGTGA
- a CDS encoding magnesium transporter, translating to MTDEWSIRRIVRTMIPLLAALSVLQLVSGTVLETYEAVLVSNPALLVLVPVQIGTAGNLASITCSRLTTQLYLGTYELDPSNPDLRANAGAVFALAGTVFGVVGVAAWAIGVALGGTLGLGRVLLVSLVSGMLLAVLVVVTSVAAVEISYRMGFNPDDTTIPVVTNVCDIAGVLILFAVVSVVV from the coding sequence ATGACCGACGAGTGGTCGATCCGCCGGATCGTCCGGACGATGATCCCGCTCCTCGCCGCGCTGTCGGTGCTCCAGCTCGTCTCGGGGACCGTCCTCGAGACGTACGAGGCGGTGCTCGTCAGCAACCCGGCGCTGCTCGTGTTGGTGCCGGTCCAGATCGGCACGGCCGGGAACCTCGCCTCGATCACCTGTTCCCGGCTCACCACCCAGCTCTACCTCGGGACCTACGAGCTGGACCCGTCGAACCCCGACCTCAGGGCGAACGCCGGCGCCGTGTTCGCGCTGGCGGGGACCGTCTTCGGCGTCGTCGGCGTCGCCGCGTGGGCCATCGGCGTCGCGCTCGGCGGCACGCTCGGACTCGGGCGGGTGCTCCTCGTCTCGCTGGTCTCCGGGATGCTCCTCGCCGTCCTCGTCGTCGTCACCAGCGTCGCCGCCGTGGAGATCTCCTACCGGATGGGGTTCAACCCCGACGACACCACAATCCCCGTCGTCACCAACGTCTGCGACATCGCCGGCGTCCTGATCCTCTTCGCGGTCGTCTCCGTGGTCGTGTGA
- a CDS encoding DUF2391 domain-containing protein — MKRPQSLRRPKFRIADSAQQAVGGFLLAGPFVVTGEVWDLAAGMNAIQGALTAGLVALIGYAALYRADTGRDPEVEKEIAGIPARFVSLMIVAFGSVTVLAVLFDAPDTFLIQQGVTGTELLVTTAKAVSVSAVFSVVGAATADSVF, encoded by the coding sequence ATGAAACGCCCGCAGAGCCTCCGTCGGCCGAAGTTCCGGATCGCGGACTCCGCGCAGCAGGCGGTCGGCGGCTTCCTCCTCGCGGGCCCGTTCGTCGTCACCGGAGAGGTGTGGGACCTGGCCGCGGGGATGAACGCGATCCAAGGGGCGTTGACCGCCGGGCTCGTCGCGCTGATCGGGTACGCCGCGCTCTACCGGGCCGACACCGGCCGCGACCCCGAGGTAGAAAAGGAGATCGCCGGGATCCCAGCCCGGTTCGTCTCGCTGATGATCGTCGCGTTCGGCTCCGTGACCGTCCTCGCGGTGCTGTTCGACGCGCCGGACACCTTCCTCATCCAGCAGGGCGTGACGGGGACCGAATTGTTGGTGACCACGGCCAAGGCCGTCTCCGTCAGCGCGGTGTTCAGCGTCGTCGGCGCCGCGACCGCCGACAGCGTGTTCTGA
- a CDS encoding class I SAM-dependent methyltransferase → MSVREEFDQWATSGKDRGMEDRHWHTAKHVLARMPVEAGDAVLDLGTGSGYALRALRERGIGRGYGLDGAPEMARNARSYTDDDAVGFLVGDFDALPFADDSLDHVFSMEAFYYAADPRNTLREIRRVLKPGGTFYCAVNYFAESESTHAWQENIAVEMTLWSREEYREAFRDAGLYVAGQDNVPDREIEIPDADAFPTDDWDSREAMVDRYRTWGTLLTVGVAP, encoded by the coding sequence ATGAGCGTTCGCGAGGAGTTCGACCAGTGGGCGACGTCGGGGAAGGACCGCGGGATGGAGGACCGGCACTGGCACACCGCGAAACACGTGCTCGCCCGGATGCCGGTCGAGGCGGGCGACGCCGTCCTCGATTTAGGCACCGGGTCCGGCTACGCGCTCCGCGCGCTTCGCGAGCGGGGCATCGGCCGCGGGTACGGGCTCGACGGCGCGCCGGAGATGGCCCGCAACGCCCGGAGCTACACGGACGACGACGCCGTCGGCTTCCTCGTCGGCGACTTCGACGCGCTCCCCTTCGCCGACGACTCGCTCGACCACGTCTTCTCGATGGAGGCGTTCTACTACGCGGCCGACCCGCGGAACACGCTCCGGGAGATCCGGCGCGTGCTGAAGCCCGGCGGCACCTTCTACTGCGCCGTCAACTACTTCGCGGAGAGCGAATCGACCCACGCGTGGCAGGAGAACATCGCCGTGGAGATGACTCTCTGGAGCCGCGAGGAGTACCGCGAAGCGTTCCGGGACGCCGGGCTGTACGTCGCCGGTCAGGACAACGTCCCCGACCGCGAGATCGAGATCCCGGACGCGGACGCGTTCCCCACCGACGACTGGGACTCCCGCGAGGCGATGGTCGACCGCTACCGGACGTGGGGGACGCTGTTGACGGTCGGCGTCGCACCTTGA
- a CDS encoding YkgJ family cysteine cluster protein: protein MELRCEGCAGCCVDWRPLDPDAAGSDRAGDRPPLDDTYDLAPLTRDEVAGFLDDGLGDALVPRLFEPAESDACVSVDGVDVAAAGDRPVFMIGLRKPPKPVAPIGTEGPRWLDACVFLDPTTLQCRIHGAERYPRTCATYPGHNLELDAETECERVEAAGGGDRLLDDEPPDDLPAPAFGPQALGTTIFAYPDPDDLDGVLDRIVNDSLTADDRARFAGAAVGSRPGSLSVDRDRMAEARARAREADSWAGRAVREWTDRAGGDGEAVDRDAAAVDRLVSDLEDDAGAPGTPGWD, encoded by the coding sequence ATGGAACTCCGCTGCGAGGGCTGCGCCGGCTGCTGCGTCGACTGGCGGCCGCTCGACCCGGACGCCGCCGGCTCCGACCGCGCCGGCGACCGCCCGCCGCTCGACGACACCTACGACCTCGCCCCGCTCACCCGCGACGAGGTCGCCGGCTTCCTCGACGACGGGCTCGGCGACGCGCTCGTCCCGCGGCTGTTCGAGCCCGCCGAGTCCGACGCGTGCGTCTCCGTCGACGGCGTCGACGTCGCCGCCGCCGGCGACCGCCCCGTGTTCATGATCGGCCTCCGGAAACCGCCCAAGCCGGTCGCGCCGATCGGCACCGAGGGGCCTCGCTGGCTCGACGCCTGCGTCTTCCTCGACCCGACGACGCTCCAGTGCCGGATCCACGGGGCGGAGCGGTACCCCCGGACCTGCGCGACGTACCCGGGACACAACCTCGAACTCGACGCCGAGACCGAGTGCGAGCGCGTCGAGGCCGCGGGCGGGGGCGACCGCCTCCTCGACGACGAGCCGCCTGACGACCTCCCCGCGCCCGCGTTCGGCCCGCAGGCGCTCGGGACGACGATCTTCGCCTACCCCGATCCGGACGACCTCGACGGCGTCCTCGACCGGATCGTGAACGACTCGCTCACCGCCGACGACCGCGCCCGGTTCGCGGGCGCCGCGGTCGGCTCGCGGCCGGGGTCGCTGTCGGTCGATCGCGACCGCATGGCCGAGGCCCGGGCCCGCGCCCGCGAGGCCGACTCGTGGGCGGGGCGCGCCGTTCGCGAGTGGACCGACCGCGCGGGCGGCGACGGGGAGGCCGTCGACCGCGACGCGGCCGCCGTCGATCGACTAGTCAGCGATCTGGAGGACGACGCCGGCGCCCCCGGGACGCCGGGGTGGGACTGA